Proteins from one Corticium candelabrum chromosome 4, ooCorCand1.1, whole genome shotgun sequence genomic window:
- the LOC134179034 gene encoding coiled-coil domain-containing protein 113-like — MESEHLKAESKSRNDQLRKNAIEVEAVEQERQKADHLNRQLQQQLGDYCVPDVLDYVSERATLYEILKTVRSWERKVEIAQMALKTHKKEWNRLRKHSYQLNPWNALEGIPL; from the exons ATGGAATCCGAGCACTTAAAAGCCGAAAGCAAGAGTCGAAACGATCAACTAAGGAAAAACGCCATCGAAGTAGAGGCAGTTGAGCAA GAGAGACAAAAGGCTGACCATCTCAACAGACAGCTACAACAGCAATTGGGTGACTACTGTGTTCCAGAt GTTCTTGACTATGTGAGTGAAAGGGCAACTCTGTACGAAATACTGAAGACG GTGAGAAGTTGGGAACGGAAGGTAGAGATCGCTCAGATGGCACTGAAGACCCACAAGAAAGAATGGAACCGTCTACGCAAGCATAGTTATCAGTTGAATCCGTGGAATGCTCTAGAGGGCATTCCATTGTAA
- the LOC134177917 gene encoding collagen alpha-1(XVII) chain-like, with translation MRNKDNKEISSSSLLSNQHGSTFKCNWIIIIILFSSFLINLMFTGFVWLKLNSLHTQQVAQLQQKIDELQRNVAEMQDDQSSTSQMTKDINILLSSQEKQRNTRSESLTKQSPVIDGIASAFALAIKQLCKPSGAVCIAGPKGSPGRDGKGVPGLPGVCGAKGSSGKQGPKGVGEKGEMGHKGEMGMNGERGEKGDQGSPGAAGIQGGKGRKGDKGVNSDLLLPSPCYSHNHRVLNETWRKVSQHRDTVGSHCDYEGHSYNKHGFQPGWNRFSPTIGGAMLERCPSFQHCGTGGPGWLKGSHPIVIGQNVSQTVCFHYGNNCCRNQVTVQIINCGSYYVYNLPNAPACHLGYCGKAA, from the coding sequence ATGAGGAACAAAGACAATAAAGAAATAAGCTCGTCCTCATTGCTTTCCAATCAACATGGATCAACATTCAAGTGCAACtggatcatcatcatcatcttgttCTCTTCTTTTCTTATCAATTTGATGTTCACAGGATTTGTGTGGTTGAAGCTCAAcagtctacacacacaacaagttgcacaattgcaacagaaaATTGATGAGCTGCAGAGAAATGTAGCAGAAATGCAAGACGATCAATCATCAACAAGTCAGATGACAAAAGACATTAACATTCTATTGTCTTCACAggaaaaacaaagaaacacaagatCTGAATCTTTAACAAAACAATCACCAGTTATAGATGGAATTGCATCTGCATTTGCATTAGCAATAAAACAGTTGTGTAAACCGTCAGGAGCTGTGTGCATTGCTGGTCCAAAAGGATCACCTGGACGAGACGGTAAAGGAGTTCCAGGGCTTCCCGGTGTCTGTGGAGCAAAAGGATCATCTGGAAAACAGGGTCCAAAGGGAgtaggagagaaaggagaaatggGACACAAAGGTGAGATGGGAATGAATGGAGAACGAGGAGAAAAGGGAGATCAAGGATCACCAGGTGCAGCAGGAATACAAGGAGGAAAGGGAaggaaaggagacaaaggtgtAAATAGTGACCTACTACTACCCAGTCCATGTTACTCTCATAATCATCGTGTTTTAAATGAAACTTGGAGGAAAGTATCACAACATAGAGATACAGTTGGTAGTCATTGTGACTATGAAGGTCACTCTTATAACAAACACGGATTTCAACCAGGATGGAACAGGTTTAGCCCTACAATCGGTGGAGCTATGCTGGAGAGATGTCCATCTTTCCAACACTGTGGAACAGGTGGGCCAGGATGGTTGAAAGGATCACATCCAATTGTTATTGGTCAGAATGTGTCACAAACAGTGTGTTTTCACTATGGCAATAACTGTTGTAGAAATCAGGTTACTGTTCAAATCATTAACTGTGGTTCTTATTATGTTTATAACTTACCTAATGCACCTGCTTGTCACTTGGGATACTGTGGAAAGGCAGCATGA